The Pseudalkalibacillus hwajinpoensis DNA window ACAGAACCCCCCCATCCGCTGCTTCAATTGCTGAAACGGCTTCTTCAATAACAGATTGAATGACAGCATAAAAATCAAGGGATGAGTTAAAAATTGTTGAAACCTGCATAAGCAAATGCAATTGTCGCTTACTGAGTTCTGCTTCATTTTCTAGCAAACCTCTGGTCATTCATTCCACTCCTTCACTTTTTATCTTTTTGTCTGATAGATTTCTGAAGCAGACTTGTTCGATTGTTCCAAATACGTTAGCGTCGCTTCTCCAAGAGTCTTTGCTGCAATAACCATCGCTTTTTCATCGATGTCAAACCTAGGGTGATGATGAGGATACGTTGCATTCAACTCTTCATTTCGTGATCCTGTTAAAAAGAATGTCCCCGGGACTTCTTTAAGATAATAGGCGACATCTTCTCCGATCATTAATGCTTCTGTCTCTACAACATGATTGACTCCCTCTACTTTCTCTGCTGCCCTTTTTAATAATGCTGTTTCTGACTCATGATTGATAACGGGCGGATACCCTCTATTATATGAAAATGAATAGTCTGCGCCAGCAGCTTCACATGTTCCCTTAATTATTCTTTCCATGAGCGCAACAATTTTTTCCCGTATTTCGATGTCGAATGTTCTCACGGTTCCAGTTAAAGTTGCAGATTCAGTGATGACATTGAATGCTGATCCAGAATGGAAGGATCCAATTGAAAGAACTGCTGTACGAGTAGGGTTAATAAAGCGACTTACAATCTGCTGAAGGTTCCCTACAAGCTGACTTGCAATCACAATGGAATCGATTGCCTCGTGAGGAATACCTCCATGTCCACCCTTTCCTTTAATAACAATTTCAAACGAATCTGCAGCCGCCATAAGTTGGCCAGCTTTATAAGCGATCGTTCCTGTTGGGAATCCGGACCAGAGATGCGTTCCAAACAGCACATCCACCCCGTCAAGACATCCATCCTCAATCATCGGTTTCGCACCACCCGGTGTGATTTCTTCAGCAAACTGATGAATGAAGACCACTTTGCCAGGAAGTTGGTCTTTCTGTTCATGCAGTGCTTTTGCTAGAAATAAGAGTGTGGATGTGTGACCATCGTGGCCACAAGCGTGCATAACTCCTGGCACAGTCGATTGATATGGAACATCCTTCTCATCTTGAATTGGAAGAGCATCGAAGTCCGCTCGTAAAGCCACTGTTTTACCTGGCAATGACCCTTCTAGATAAGCAACTACACCTCTCCCTCCTACTTCAGTTCTCACCTTCACGCCAAGTTTCTGGTAGAATTCACCAATTAACCGCGGCGTTCTGACCTCTTCAAAAGACAGCTCGGGATGTCTATGTAAGTCTCTTCTTAGTTCAACCATTTCCGGGTATAACTCTTCTAATCTGGTATAAAGGGCTTCCTTCATCATTCATTCCCCTCTCCTTTATCTGTTTCAAGAATAATTATACTAGTCTGATATTAGTATTCTATGTGTATTTTAACAAAAATCTTGATCCTATTATGTAGATTTCCGCAATTTAAATGTAAAAACAATAAAAATTCTGATTACTCATCTGAATTTCTCTTATTAGCGGTTCTATTTCAATAGAGGTGTTTGCTTTATGTGAATGTTTTTTCTAAAATGGATTAAGTTCACGAAGGAGGAAACACGCATGCGCATTTTACTATTAGGCGCAACTGGAAGAGTTGGAAGTGAAATTCTTAAACTCGCTGTTGCAGACAAGCATGACATTACAGTTCTTGTTAGGGCGAAAGAAAAGCTCGACGTGCAAAATGACATAAAAATTGTTGAAGGAAATGTTCTGGATCAAGAAGTGCTTGTTCAAGCAGCAAAAGGTGCTGATGTCGTCGTAAGCGCACTTGGTACTGATAAAACCACAACTTTATCTGAAAGTACGCCTAAGGTAATTCAAGTTATGAAAGCGAATGGAATTAAACGTATTATAACTGTGGGAACAGCG harbors:
- a CDS encoding NAD(P)-dependent oxidoreductase, with the protein product MRILLLGATGRVGSEILKLAVADKHDITVLVRAKEKLDVQNDIKIVEGNVLDQEVLVQAAKGADVVVSALGTDKTTTLSESTPKVIQVMKANGIKRIITVGTAGILTSRTQPPLYRYESSESRLKTTRAAKEHRKMYETLSESNLDWTIVCPTYLPDGPAKGNYRVNEDVLPENGREISVGDTAQFVYQELQVCNHLYKRVGIAY
- a CDS encoding amidohydrolase, which gives rise to MKEALYTRLEELYPEMVELRRDLHRHPELSFEEVRTPRLIGEFYQKLGVKVRTEVGGRGVVAYLEGSLPGKTVALRADFDALPIQDEKDVPYQSTVPGVMHACGHDGHTSTLLFLAKALHEQKDQLPGKVVFIHQFAEEITPGGAKPMIEDGCLDGVDVLFGTHLWSGFPTGTIAYKAGQLMAAADSFEIVIKGKGGHGGIPHEAIDSIVIASQLVGNLQQIVSRFINPTRTAVLSIGSFHSGSAFNVITESATLTGTVRTFDIEIREKIVALMERIIKGTCEAAGADYSFSYNRGYPPVINHESETALLKRAAEKVEGVNHVVETEALMIGEDVAYYLKEVPGTFFLTGSRNEELNATYPHHHPRFDIDEKAMVIAAKTLGEATLTYLEQSNKSASEIYQTKR